In Halorhabdus rudnickae, the following proteins share a genomic window:
- a CDS encoding metal-dependent hydrolase — translation MPSTVVHLALGGLIAAALLRDSFGIRSLAVVAVLVIVPDLDAFAGLVIEGGHRSLLHTLLFPLALAGLIVYDTHIREASWLKTRFDGHGPRVAWVGILAISFAAIGPDLFGVGANIFYPIHDQFYAFDGRIELSNQRGLVQTFVDLAPEPVESGGGSGGGGDIAVGSTEEVHISSGIDPQAGDEPANVERMFPIVRSGQQLLLVLTSIAVVGVRLAESRILE, via the coding sequence ATGCCATCGACCGTTGTTCACCTCGCGCTCGGCGGGCTGATCGCCGCGGCGTTGCTCCGGGACTCCTTCGGTATCCGTTCGCTGGCTGTCGTCGCCGTGCTGGTCATCGTCCCTGATCTGGACGCCTTCGCCGGGTTGGTGATTGAGGGCGGGCATCGGTCACTGTTACACACGCTACTGTTCCCGCTCGCGCTCGCCGGATTGATCGTCTACGATACGCACATCCGGGAGGCCTCCTGGTTGAAGACGCGTTTCGACGGTCACGGACCACGTGTGGCGTGGGTGGGTATCCTGGCGATATCGTTCGCGGCCATCGGTCCGGACCTCTTTGGCGTGGGCGCAAATATTTTCTACCCGATCCACGACCAGTTCTATGCGTTCGACGGCCGGATCGAACTCTCGAACCAGCGGGGACTCGTCCAGACCTTCGTCGACCTCGCACCGGAACCAGTCGAAAGCGGTGGGGGAAGTGGCGGCGGTGGCGACATCGCCGTCGGTTCGACGGAGGAGGTCCACATCAGTTCCGGCATCGATCCACAGGCTGGCGACGAACCGGCGAATGTCGAACGGATGTTTCCGATCGTCCGCTCGGGCCAGCAGCTCCTGCTCGTGCTCACGAGTATCGCGGTCGTCGGTGTCCGGCTGGCCGAATCCCGGATCCTGGAGTGA
- a CDS encoding FAD-binding protein, whose product MYEHDVIVVGAGGAGLRAAIAAAEEGADVAIVTKLHPVRSHTGAAEGGINAALQEGDSWQDHAYDTMKGSDFLGDAPAIETLTKDAREDVIQLEHWGMPFSREEDGTVSQRPFGGLSYPRTTYAGAETGHHLLHTMYEQVVKRGIEVYEEWYVTDLAVTDEDDPEERTCHGVAAYDIKNGDIEGFHARDGVILATGGLGQVFDHTTNAVANTGDGQAMAYRAGVPLEDMEFVQFHPTSLPSTGVLISEAVRGEGGILYNDEGERFMFEYGYANNEGELASRDVVSRAELTEINEGRGIEDEYVHLDMRHLGEERIMDRLENILHLAADFEGVDGLEEPMPVKPGQHYQMGGIETDENGETCIEGLYAAGECACVSVHGANRLGGNALPELFVFGKRAGYHVAGRDMKTAEIPTGPSSRSETSDVNPAVEPGAVDPETDNADEDVAADGGALADPETVVEREVEAERERIEDLLEREGTNHADIRADVQETMTEYVNVFRTEEGIETALEELKEARRAYQDVAVEDPSRTFNTDLIHTLETRNIIDLAETIALGALARTEFRGAHWRAEHQTRKDDEWLKHTMIAWNDGDLDLYYVPVILDGEDKTYEPVDRSY is encoded by the coding sequence ATGTACGAACACGACGTCATCGTCGTCGGCGCGGGCGGCGCGGGGCTCAGGGCGGCGATCGCGGCCGCAGAAGAGGGGGCTGACGTAGCTATCGTCACGAAGCTTCACCCGGTACGCAGCCATACGGGGGCAGCCGAAGGCGGGATCAACGCCGCCCTCCAGGAGGGCGACTCCTGGCAAGACCACGCCTACGACACGATGAAGGGGTCAGACTTCCTTGGGGATGCCCCGGCAATCGAGACCCTGACAAAAGACGCCCGGGAAGACGTCATCCAGCTCGAACACTGGGGAATGCCTTTCTCGCGGGAAGAGGACGGCACCGTCTCCCAGCGCCCGTTCGGCGGTCTCTCGTACCCGCGGACGACCTACGCCGGGGCGGAGACGGGCCATCACCTGTTGCACACGATGTACGAGCAGGTGGTCAAGCGCGGGATCGAGGTCTACGAAGAGTGGTACGTCACCGACCTCGCGGTGACAGACGAGGACGACCCCGAAGAGCGGACCTGCCACGGCGTCGCCGCATACGATATCAAGAACGGCGACATCGAGGGCTTTCACGCCCGCGACGGCGTCATCCTCGCCACTGGCGGGCTCGGCCAGGTGTTCGATCACACCACGAACGCCGTCGCCAACACCGGCGACGGGCAGGCGATGGCCTACCGTGCCGGTGTCCCCCTCGAGGACATGGAGTTCGTCCAGTTCCATCCCACCTCGCTCCCATCGACGGGCGTCCTCATCTCGGAGGCTGTCCGAGGGGAGGGTGGGATCCTCTACAACGACGAGGGCGAGCGGTTCATGTTCGAGTACGGCTACGCCAACAACGAGGGCGAACTCGCTTCCAGGGACGTGGTTTCCCGGGCAGAACTCACCGAGATCAACGAGGGCCGTGGCATCGAAGACGAGTACGTCCACTTGGACATGCGCCACCTCGGTGAGGAGCGCATTATGGATCGCTTAGAGAACATTCTCCATCTCGCGGCGGACTTCGAGGGTGTCGACGGTCTGGAGGAGCCGATGCCGGTCAAGCCGGGCCAGCACTACCAGATGGGCGGTATCGAGACCGACGAAAACGGCGAGACCTGCATCGAGGGGCTGTACGCCGCCGGGGAGTGTGCCTGCGTCTCGGTCCACGGTGCGAACCGACTCGGAGGGAACGCCCTCCCCGAACTGTTCGTCTTCGGCAAGCGAGCGGGGTATCACGTTGCTGGCCGAGACATGAAAACGGCGGAGATTCCAACCGGCCCATCGTCCCGGAGCGAAACGAGCGACGTGAACCCGGCAGTCGAGCCCGGCGCGGTCGACCCCGAGACGGACAATGCAGACGAAGATGTCGCCGCCGACGGTGGCGCCCTTGCCGATCCGGAGACGGTCGTCGAACGCGAAGTCGAGGCCGAACGCGAGCGTATCGAGGATCTGCTGGAGCGCGAGGGGACCAATCACGCCGATATCCGTGCCGACGTTCAGGAGACGATGACCGAGTACGTCAACGTCTTCCGGACCGAGGAGGGCATCGAGACGGCACTCGAAGAACTCAAAGAGGCCCGGCGAGCCTACCAAGACGTCGCCGTCGAGGACCCCTCCCGGACGTTCAACACCGACCTCATCCACACCCTGGAGACGCGCAACATCATCGACCTCGCCGAAACGATTGCGCTGGGCGCACTCGCCCGGACGGAATTCCGGGGCGCTCACTGGCGGGCCGAACACCAGACCCGGAAGGACGACGAGTGGCTCAAGCACACGATGATCGCCTGGAACGACGGGGATCTCGATCTGTACTACGTCCCCGTGATTCTCGACGGCGAAGACAAGACCTACGAGCCGGTCGATCGGAGTTACTGA
- a CDS encoding succinate dehydrogenase hydrophobic membrane anchor subunit encodes MAEYYSSFNKGGRLWFLQRVTAVILIGTLAFHFFLLHFVNHAAEITFAGTQARMSQVGYFITMVVFLIAATFHGVNGVYNALVNQGITGMPKRVAKYGLTLAGVLLIAQGIRVAIAMAGFSL; translated from the coding sequence ATGGCTGAATACTACTCTTCGTTCAACAAGGGCGGTCGACTGTGGTTCCTCCAGCGCGTGACTGCCGTCATCCTGATCGGGACGCTCGCCTTTCACTTCTTCCTGTTGCACTTCGTCAATCACGCTGCCGAGATCACCTTCGCCGGCACGCAGGCCCGGATGAGCCAGGTTGGCTACTTTATCACGATGGTCGTCTTCCTGATTGCAGCGACGTTCCACGGCGTCAACGGCGTCTACAACGCCCTGGTCAACCAGGGAATCACCGGGATGCCCAAACGCGTCGCCAAGTACGGCCTGACGCTGGCCGGCGTATTGTTGATCGCCCAGGGAATCCGTGTCGCGATCGCAATGGCGGGGTTCAGCCTATGA
- a CDS encoding succinate dehydrogenase/fumarate reductase iron-sulfur subunit: protein MSAETDAEADVEAQTEADTGTPPTETEPEPSVPDTGAESHQERRMREKDEQALVREEATADTAAADIETVEIRVYRYDPEVEGKTTPRFDAFHVPIEEGMTVLDALIYARDKFDSSLTFRHSCRQGVCGSDALFVNGSQRLGCQTQISDLDTPVQIEPLPHREVVKDLVVDMQHFYEQMDAVEPFFDPDEEPEEDLEEQRQTRENREKIKLSTRCIQCGACTSSCNVAAGDNQYLGPAAINKAYRFVMDEREGEERRKERLEIVKQEHGVWRCQTQFSCTEVCPKDIPLTEHIQELKREAIKEDIKFW from the coding sequence ATGAGTGCCGAAACCGACGCCGAGGCGGACGTGGAGGCCCAGACAGAGGCGGACACAGGCACGCCACCCACCGAGACCGAACCGGAACCGTCCGTTCCGGACACCGGTGCGGAATCCCACCAGGAACGGCGAATGCGAGAAAAAGACGAGCAAGCGCTCGTCCGTGAGGAGGCCACCGCGGACACCGCAGCCGCGGACATCGAGACCGTCGAGATCCGGGTCTATCGCTACGATCCGGAGGTCGAAGGCAAGACGACACCCCGGTTTGACGCCTTCCACGTTCCGATCGAGGAAGGGATGACGGTCCTCGACGCGTTGATCTACGCACGCGACAAGTTCGACTCGAGTCTCACCTTCCGGCACTCCTGCCGGCAGGGCGTCTGTGGTTCAGACGCGCTGTTCGTCAACGGCTCCCAGCGCCTGGGCTGTCAGACCCAAATATCCGACCTCGATACGCCAGTACAGATCGAGCCCCTCCCTCACCGGGAGGTCGTCAAGGACCTCGTCGTGGACATGCAGCACTTCTACGAGCAGATGGACGCGGTCGAACCCTTCTTCGATCCCGACGAGGAACCCGAAGAGGACTTAGAGGAACAGCGCCAGACGCGGGAGAACCGCGAGAAGATCAAGCTCTCGACGCGGTGTATCCAGTGTGGGGCCTGTACGTCGTCGTGTAACGTCGCGGCGGGGGACAACCAGTACCTCGGCCCGGCGGCGATCAACAAGGCCTATCGCTTCGTCATGGACGAACGCGAGGGTGAGGAGCGTCGGAAAGAGCGCCTGGAAATCGTCAAACAGGAACACGGCGTCTGGCGATGTCAGACCCAGTTCTCCTGTACCGAGGTCTGTCCGAAAGACATCCCGCTAACCGAGCACATTCAGGAACTGAAACGCGAAGCGATCAAGGAAGACATCAAATTCTGGTGA
- a CDS encoding ABC transporter ATP-binding protein produces the protein MTGESVERCEPVIEVSDLRKTYGETVAVDSVSFEIRAKEVFALVGPNGAGKTTTVEMLECLRTPSGGSATLLGNDIATDARAIKAEIGVVPQSFHTFDRLTVRENVTLIRQMYDDGQTVERVLEELGLDSWADTSFQSLSGGLQRRTGMAMALVSDPAVLFLDEPTTGLDPGARRTTWDQIERLANRGTTVVLTTHYMEEVERLADRAALLLDGQIEAIDRVPALIDRYGGATKVVVRGGPSEIASEEESLRSILEAAATDTYRTDAGDLVGLFDDRERAQATYSRLHQHGGGQAIDLISAGMEDVFLRLAGATPDARGELE, from the coding sequence ATGACAGGGGAAAGTGTCGAGAGATGCGAGCCAGTCATTGAGGTCTCGGACCTCCGGAAGACCTACGGCGAGACGGTGGCAGTCGACAGCGTGAGTTTCGAGATCCGGGCCAAGGAGGTGTTTGCGCTGGTCGGCCCAAACGGAGCGGGCAAGACGACGACCGTCGAGATGCTCGAGTGTCTGCGGACGCCGAGCGGAGGGTCGGCGACGCTCCTCGGCAATGACATCGCCACCGACGCCCGGGCGATCAAAGCCGAGATCGGCGTCGTCCCGCAGTCTTTCCACACGTTCGACCGGCTAACAGTCCGCGAGAACGTCACACTTATCCGACAGATGTACGACGACGGACAGACAGTCGAAAGGGTCCTCGAAGAACTCGGTCTCGACTCGTGGGCCGATACATCATTCCAGTCGCTGTCGGGTGGCCTACAGCGCCGGACGGGAATGGCGATGGCACTCGTGAGCGATCCTGCAGTCTTGTTTCTCGACGAACCAACGACGGGGCTCGATCCCGGCGCGCGACGGACGACCTGGGACCAGATCGAACGGCTGGCCAACCGCGGGACGACCGTCGTCCTCACGACCCACTACATGGAAGAGGTCGAGCGCCTCGCCGACCGCGCCGCACTCTTGCTCGACGGACAGATCGAGGCGATCGATCGCGTCCCGGCCCTGATCGACCGCTACGGCGGGGCGACAAAGGTCGTCGTCCGGGGTGGCCCCTCGGAGATAGCGTCAGAGGAAGAATCACTCCGTTCGATACTCGAAGCTGCCGCGACGGACACCTACCGCACAGACGCTGGCGACCTCGTCGGATTGTTCGACGACCGTGAACGCGCCCAGGCGACCTACAGCCGCTTACACCAGCACGGTGGCGGGCAAGCGATCGATCTCATCAGTGCAGGCATGGAAGACGTCTTCCTGCGGTTGGCCGGCGCGACGCCGGATGCCAGGGGTGAACTAGAATGA
- a CDS encoding ABC transporter permease, translating into MRRVAALLVALLRDWSRSRETVFFVVLFPIILLVIFSTVFASSAPSFALTVQNQDIRADGEPTNLSATFVENVEGIDALDVQHLDADRNLTEWSQESEGSGRRVLVLPKGFDDTVRAQSGQTRISIIRDTVARFQDDINESEQANIQRGLDQAAQQNATNGSSATIEFYVPPNDESAPVIRGIVAQVVAQFNQEALGIDEPPVTVSSGTIGSAGLSSTDYYLPAFIATLVLINGVMTVPGVIAGFHQNGTLKRLVATPLRKRDWIIANVLQQSLLALVLTGVMLVVAAVLFDVTVVPGPLAIALVLLGAIAFSALGMTLGSLLPNPDAASSLGGSIAFPMMFLSGVFWDMDIMPETLQTIGRLLPLYQFHRGLRRLLITGTTDGVWPAFAMLGGMAVVFVALAIRLTRWRDLGG; encoded by the coding sequence ATGAGGCGTGTCGCCGCGCTGCTGGTAGCGCTGTTGCGCGATTGGTCGCGCTCACGGGAGACGGTCTTTTTCGTCGTGCTGTTCCCGATCATCCTGCTGGTTATCTTTAGTACCGTCTTCGCCAGTAGCGCCCCATCGTTCGCCCTCACCGTCCAGAACCAGGACATCAGGGCTGATGGCGAGCCGACGAACCTTTCGGCGACGTTCGTCGAGAACGTCGAGGGAATTGACGCGCTCGACGTGCAGCATCTCGACGCGGATCGCAACCTGACCGAGTGGAGTCAGGAAAGTGAGGGAAGCGGTCGTCGCGTGCTGGTTCTCCCCAAGGGATTCGATGATACTGTCAGGGCCCAGAGCGGCCAGACTCGTATTTCGATCATCCGGGACACCGTCGCGCGTTTCCAGGACGACATCAATGAGAGCGAGCAGGCCAACATACAGCGAGGACTCGATCAGGCTGCCCAACAAAACGCCACAAACGGGAGTAGTGCAACCATCGAGTTCTACGTGCCACCGAACGACGAGTCCGCACCGGTGATCCGTGGAATTGTTGCCCAGGTCGTCGCCCAATTCAACCAAGAGGCATTGGGAATCGACGAGCCCCCTGTCACGGTGTCCAGTGGGACGATCGGGTCGGCGGGTCTGAGTTCGACCGACTACTACCTGCCGGCGTTCATCGCCACGCTCGTATTGATCAACGGCGTGATGACGGTCCCCGGCGTGATCGCCGGCTTCCACCAGAACGGGACGCTCAAACGTCTCGTGGCGACGCCACTACGGAAGCGCGATTGGATCATCGCGAACGTCCTCCAGCAGTCACTGCTCGCGCTCGTCCTGACGGGGGTGATGCTTGTCGTCGCGGCGGTCCTGTTCGACGTCACCGTCGTGCCCGGTCCGCTTGCGATCGCACTCGTCTTGCTCGGTGCGATCGCCTTTTCAGCGCTGGGGATGACACTCGGGAGTCTCCTCCCGAATCCCGACGCGGCGAGCAGTCTCGGTGGCTCAATCGCCTTTCCGATGATGTTTCTTTCGGGCGTGTTCTGGGATATGGACATTATGCCCGAGACGCTGCAAACGATCGGGCGCTTGCTCCCGCTCTATCAGTTTCACCGCGGACTGCGCCGATTACTGATCACGGGCACGACGGACGGTGTCTGGCCAGCCTTCGCGATGTTGGGCGGGATGGCCGTCGTCTTCGTCGCCCTGGCCATCCGGCTAACACGCTGGCGTGATCTGGGCGGCTGA
- the sdhC gene encoding succinate dehydrogenase, cytochrome b556 subunit: MAQTYDRGAVEDVGRWREFSAGMWAWVLHKFTGWVLIGYLFTHIAVLSTATGGTQLYNDTLQGLEALLVVRLLEVGLLAVAVFHILNGIRLLFVDLGLGLERQDQTFYASLIVTGAIAVASVPTFLAGV, from the coding sequence ATGGCGCAAACGTACGACCGCGGGGCCGTCGAGGACGTCGGCCGGTGGCGGGAGTTCTCCGCCGGCATGTGGGCATGGGTGCTCCACAAGTTCACCGGCTGGGTTCTCATCGGCTATCTGTTCACGCACATCGCCGTGCTCAGTACCGCAACAGGGGGGACCCAACTGTACAACGACACCCTGCAGGGACTGGAGGCACTGCTGGTCGTGCGATTGCTTGAGGTCGGCTTACTCGCAGTCGCTGTCTTCCACATCCTCAACGGGATCCGGCTCCTGTTCGTCGATCTGGGACTCGGCCTCGAGCGACAGGATCAGACCTTCTACGCGTCGCTGATCGTCACGGGAGCGATCGCCGTCGCCAGCGTCCCGACGTTCCTCGCGGGGGTGTGA
- a CDS encoding replication factor C large subunit, translated as MTDWTEKHRPSTLTEVRGNDKARDALEEWAQTWPDHREAVILHGSPGVGKTSAAHALAADLGWPTIELNASDTRTKDVIEQVAGEAAKSGTLTEGGSGRRLVILDEADNLHGNVDRGGTRAITSLVKEADQPMVLIANEFYEMSRGLRNACRDIEFRDISTRSIVPVLRDICRQEGIDFEDDALTDIAEMNGGDLRGAIKDLQALAEGTETLTSEDVVTGERDRTTGIFEYLDSVLKEADAQEALEESYDVDETPDDLISWIEDNMPNDYEGRELARAYRSLSTADRWLGRVRATQNYSFWRYAADNMTAGVAAARDGEKGGWTRYGPPSYWSKLGRTKGARSTRDDVARAIARTNGVSMSTARREVVPYLETMTHHCKNRELTVAMAARYDLDTEHVAFVTGSGEDTNKVQSIVEDAQQLREEATVDASEGAFEPGEDEGSDAEKDSTGADLSSSETAGTDDQSDTERDASADTSSDEQGAEDDQQTGLGDFV; from the coding sequence ATGACCGATTGGACGGAGAAACATCGTCCGTCGACCCTGACGGAGGTCCGGGGCAACGACAAGGCCCGTGACGCCCTCGAAGAGTGGGCTCAGACCTGGCCCGACCACCGCGAGGCAGTCATCCTCCATGGCTCGCCCGGTGTCGGGAAGACCTCTGCGGCCCACGCCCTGGCGGCCGATCTGGGGTGGCCGACCATCGAACTCAACGCCAGCGACACCCGGACGAAAGACGTCATCGAGCAGGTGGCGGGCGAGGCCGCCAAGAGCGGGACGCTGACCGAGGGTGGCTCCGGCCGCAGACTCGTCATCCTCGACGAGGCGGACAACCTCCACGGCAACGTCGATCGCGGCGGGACGCGGGCGATTACGTCCCTCGTCAAGGAAGCCGACCAGCCGATGGTGCTGATCGCCAACGAGTTCTACGAGATGAGCCGCGGGCTCCGGAACGCCTGCCGTGACATCGAGTTCCGGGACATCTCGACGCGCTCGATCGTGCCCGTCCTGCGGGACATCTGCCGCCAGGAGGGCATCGACTTCGAGGACGACGCTCTCACGGACATCGCCGAGATGAACGGCGGGGATCTTCGTGGCGCGATCAAGGATCTCCAGGCACTCGCCGAGGGCACCGAGACCTTGACCAGCGAGGACGTGGTCACGGGCGAGCGCGACCGGACGACAGGTATCTTTGAGTATCTGGATTCGGTCCTCAAGGAAGCCGACGCCCAAGAGGCCCTCGAGGAATCGTATGACGTCGACGAGACGCCGGACGATCTCATCTCCTGGATCGAGGACAACATGCCCAACGACTACGAGGGGAGGGAACTCGCGAGAGCGTATCGCTCGCTCTCGACGGCCGACCGCTGGCTCGGGCGCGTCCGGGCCACGCAGAACTATTCGTTCTGGCGGTACGCCGCCGACAACATGACGGCGGGCGTCGCAGCGGCCCGGGACGGCGAGAAAGGGGGCTGGACGCGCTACGGGCCACCGAGTTACTGGTCGAAACTGGGCCGGACGAAGGGTGCCCGTTCGACGCGGGACGACGTGGCGCGGGCGATCGCCCGGACCAACGGCGTCAGCATGAGCACGGCCCGCCGCGAGGTCGTCCCCTACCTGGAGACGATGACCCACCATTGCAAAAACCGCGAACTGACGGTCGCGATGGCCGCTCGCTACGATCTGGACACGGAACATGTGGCCTTCGTCACGGGCAGCGGCGAGGATACCAACAAGGTCCAGTCGATCGTCGAGGACGCACAGCAGTTGCGGGAAGAGGCCACCGTCGACGCTTCCGAAGGTGCCTTCGAACCGGGCGAAGATGAAGGGAGTGACGCTGAAAAAGACTCGACTGGGGCCGACTTATCGTCGAGTGAGACAGCGGGGACGGACGACCAGTCCGATACGGAGCGCGACGCGAGCGCTGACACGTCGTCCGACGAACAGGGGGCCGAGGACGACCAACAGACCGGGCTGGGCGACTTCGTCTGA
- a CDS encoding helix-turn-helix domain-containing protein, protein MSQAEREQLAERIAGEIACSGESGKTLRKWRTDFEITQTELADDLDVSPSVISDYESGRRDNPGIGVVRRTVGALLSIDQKRGGRHIRQHARVISAGYDSDSVLDLKEFAAAVPIDRYFEAIGATEIAAGDWATVVGHTVIDSIAAIKRLSSEEFYRLYGQSSNRVLVFTNVTRGESPLVAMRVVNPTPNAVVLHGIDAGDVWDHAADLARVDGFALATTTVDLEEVLGTVSEQF, encoded by the coding sequence ATGAGTCAGGCAGAACGCGAGCAGTTGGCCGAGCGGATCGCCGGCGAAATCGCCTGTAGCGGCGAGTCCGGCAAGACGCTACGTAAGTGGCGTACGGACTTCGAGATCACACAAACGGAACTGGCCGACGATCTAGACGTGTCGCCGTCAGTCATCTCCGATTACGAGAGTGGACGACGTGACAACCCGGGTATCGGCGTCGTCCGACGGACAGTTGGTGCGTTGCTTTCCATCGATCAGAAACGTGGCGGTCGACACATCCGTCAGCACGCACGTGTCATCTCCGCCGGCTACGACAGCGACAGCGTGTTAGATCTCAAGGAGTTCGCCGCGGCAGTACCGATCGACCGGTACTTCGAGGCGATCGGGGCGACGGAAATCGCAGCAGGCGACTGGGCGACCGTCGTTGGACACACCGTGATCGACAGTATCGCGGCGATCAAGCGCCTCTCGAGCGAGGAGTTCTACCGGCTGTACGGTCAAAGTTCCAACCGTGTGCTGGTGTTCACCAATGTGACCCGCGGAGAGTCGCCGCTGGTCGCGATGCGCGTGGTCAATCCGACGCCGAACGCTGTCGTACTCCATGGAATCGACGCCGGAGATGTCTGGGATCACGCAGCAGACCTGGCACGGGTCGACGGGTTCGCGCTGGCGACGACGACCGTCGATCTCGAAGAGGTACTCGGCACTGTGAGCGAGCAGTTCTAA